One window from the genome of Fulvivirga lutea encodes:
- a CDS encoding phosphoribosyltransferase family protein, whose protein sequence is MVESKSLVLDNKQVNQKIRRMAFQIFENNFNEKEIVLAGIKNKGYILAQLLQEQLNEIASFKTRLVGVSLDKEAPTQSNISLDCDEKEVKNKTIILIDDVSNTGRTMAYSLKPFLNIKVKKLETSVLVNRSHTQFPISIKYSGFELATTIKEHVEVLLEKEEKCVYLL, encoded by the coding sequence ATGGTAGAAAGTAAATCACTCGTACTGGATAACAAACAGGTTAACCAAAAGATCAGGCGTATGGCCTTCCAAATCTTTGAAAATAATTTCAATGAGAAGGAAATTGTATTGGCCGGAATCAAAAATAAAGGCTATATACTGGCTCAGTTATTACAGGAGCAACTGAATGAAATAGCTTCATTTAAAACACGCTTAGTGGGCGTTTCTTTAGATAAAGAAGCTCCTACACAGAGTAATATTTCACTCGATTGTGACGAAAAAGAGGTAAAAAATAAGACAATCATCTTAATTGATGATGTTTCTAACACGGGAAGAACGATGGCTTACAGCTTAAAGCCATTTTTAAATATTAAGGTTAAAAAGCTGGAAACCTCTGTTTTGGTAAATAGAAGTCATACTCAATTTCCCATTTCAATAAAATATAGCGGTTTTGAGCTAGCGACAACCATTAAAGAGCATGTAGAAGTTCTTTTAGAAAAGGAAGAGAAATGCGTGTACCTTCTGTAG
- a CDS encoding Lrp/AsnC family transcriptional regulator → MKNKIKLDKIDRKILEILQSNAKITNANLATKIGLSPAPTLERVKKLENSGIIKSYHAKLDTDIVGLGVSTFVMVSLKGHNKDNIDKFIESIAEIDEIIECHHITGSGDFILKIIAEDIAAYQRLMLEKVSNIDVVDSMQSMVILSTFKDSKIMPLP, encoded by the coding sequence ATGAAGAATAAAATTAAATTAGATAAAATCGATCGGAAGATCCTTGAAATCCTTCAGTCGAATGCTAAAATTACGAATGCTAATCTGGCTACTAAAATTGGCCTTTCTCCAGCTCCTACACTCGAGCGAGTTAAAAAACTGGAGAACTCAGGTATTATTAAAAGCTATCACGCAAAGTTAGATACAGACATTGTAGGGTTAGGTGTTAGCACATTTGTGATGGTATCTCTGAAAGGGCATAACAAAGACAATATTGACAAGTTCATTGAGAGCATTGCAGAGATAGATGAAATTATTGAGTGCCATCATATCACTGGTTCTGGTGATTTTATTCTGAAGATTATCGCTGAAGATATCGCTGCTTATCAACGATTAATGCTCGAAAAGGTGAGTAATATAGATGTCGTGGATAGTATGCAATCTATGGTAATCTTATCTACATTTAAAGACAGTAAAATAATGCCGCTTCCTTAA